Proteins co-encoded in one Streptomyces roseochromogenus subsp. oscitans DS 12.976 genomic window:
- a CDS encoding GNAT family N-acetyltransferase, whose protein sequence is MSVIAGPGVGEQTPADAPHVLDNPALASLTGPHARFAERRGRVLRYPVDVSPWLALPDAPDARDWADLAALAGPGAEIPLPGYRGELPDGWEITFRVEGVQFVDDGLAAAPDAEAVALGPADVPEMLDLVARTQPGPFEPRTIELGTYLGIRRDGALIAMAGERLHPPGWTEISAVCTDPAFRGEGLATRLVLAVAHGIRMRGETPFLHTGAHNTHAIRLYESLGFRLRRRTAFLAARAPERLADDRAAVPVA, encoded by the coding sequence GTGAGCGTCATAGCCGGCCCGGGCGTCGGCGAGCAGACCCCCGCTGACGCCCCGCACGTCCTCGACAACCCCGCCCTCGCCTCACTGACCGGCCCGCACGCCCGCTTCGCCGAGCGGCGCGGCCGGGTGCTGCGCTATCCCGTCGACGTGTCGCCCTGGCTGGCGCTGCCCGACGCACCGGACGCACGGGACTGGGCGGACCTTGCCGCGCTCGCCGGTCCCGGCGCGGAGATCCCGCTGCCGGGCTACCGGGGTGAGCTCCCGGACGGCTGGGAGATCACCTTCCGGGTCGAAGGCGTGCAGTTCGTGGACGACGGCCTGGCCGCCGCGCCGGACGCGGAGGCGGTCGCCCTCGGCCCGGCGGACGTCCCCGAGATGCTCGACCTCGTGGCCCGCACCCAGCCCGGCCCCTTCGAGCCGCGCACCATCGAACTCGGCACCTACCTCGGCATCCGCCGAGACGGCGCGCTGATCGCCATGGCGGGGGAGCGGCTGCACCCGCCGGGCTGGACCGAGATCAGCGCGGTCTGCACCGACCCGGCCTTCCGCGGCGAGGGCCTCGCCACCCGGCTCGTCCTCGCGGTCGCGCACGGCATACGGATGCGCGGCGAGACACCGTTCCTGCACACCGGCGCCCACAACACTCACGCGATCCGGCTGTACGAATCCCTGGGCTTCCGGCTGCGCCGGCGTACGGCCTTCCTCGCGGCCCGCGCCCCGGAGCGACTGGCGGACGACCGGGCCGCGGTGCCGGTGGCGTGA
- a CDS encoding quinone oxidoreductase family protein, translating into MPKAYVYTRHGGPETEALIDLDRPSPGPGEILIAVRAAGVNPVDWKMRQGFRSPGEDERVFPMVFGSEAAGVVEEAGAGVSGFAAGDEVFGSTTRGGYAEYALLAAGVTAHKPAALSFRDAATLPVAAATAYDGLRQLDLPADATLLVTGAGGGVGSAVVQIARAFGLRVVGVASAGKKDFVASLGAVHVSSGPELAERVRAVARDGIDGVYDLVGGPVLTEAAELLKDRSKLVTAGSPQETVAALGGDRVQRARTAAVLEAVADLAVRGALNPHVTRAFPLQEAGAALRAVEDGHTLGKIVIEVGA; encoded by the coding sequence ATGCCCAAGGCGTATGTCTACACGCGGCACGGAGGACCGGAGACCGAGGCGCTGATCGACCTGGACCGCCCGAGTCCCGGCCCCGGCGAGATCCTGATCGCGGTCCGCGCGGCGGGCGTCAATCCCGTCGACTGGAAGATGCGCCAGGGTTTCCGCAGCCCCGGCGAGGACGAGCGCGTCTTCCCCATGGTCTTCGGCAGCGAGGCGGCCGGCGTCGTGGAGGAGGCCGGCGCGGGGGTCTCCGGATTCGCCGCCGGCGACGAGGTGTTCGGCAGCACCACCCGTGGCGGGTACGCCGAGTACGCCCTGCTGGCCGCCGGTGTGACCGCCCACAAGCCTGCCGCGCTGTCCTTCCGCGACGCCGCCACGCTCCCGGTCGCCGCCGCCACCGCCTACGACGGTCTCCGCCAGCTCGACCTGCCCGCAGACGCGACCCTGCTGGTGACGGGCGCGGGCGGCGGGGTCGGCAGCGCGGTCGTGCAGATCGCCCGCGCCTTCGGACTGCGCGTCGTGGGCGTGGCGAGCGCGGGCAAGAAGGACTTCGTGGCGTCCCTCGGCGCGGTGCACGTGTCCTCCGGGCCCGAACTGGCCGAGCGGGTGCGGGCCGTCGCCCGCGACGGCATCGACGGGGTGTACGACCTGGTGGGCGGCCCGGTGCTCACCGAGGCCGCCGAGTTGCTCAAGGACCGCAGCAAGCTGGTCACCGCCGGCTCCCCGCAGGAGACCGTCGCCGCGCTCGGCGGCGACCGCGTCCAGCGCGCCCGCACCGCCGCCGTCCTGGAGGCGGTGGCCGACCTCGCCGTGCGCGGCGCGCTGAATCCGCACGTGACCCGTGCCTTCCCGCTTCAGGAGGCAGGCGCGGCGCTGCGCGCCGTCGAGGACGGGCACACCCTCGGCAAGATCGTGATCGAGGTGGGCGCGTGA
- a CDS encoding ferredoxin reductase codes for MAPATGSGAPAARFAVPGRIAVSEQAAAVWQTATLTEIRRETPQAATFRLAVPGWAGHLPGQHLMLRLTAPDGYVAQRHYSIASAPDGSGHIELTLDHVPDGEVSGWFHTVARPGDTVEVRGPLSGFFAWPGDRPALLLGAGSGIVPLMSMVRHHRGHGLTVPLRMLVSARSPKELIYASELGAETTPVFTRSAPQGMAVGRLAAAHVAPLLAEEPSGGWEAYVCGSNGFAEHASRLLVAAGQPVDRIRIERFG; via the coding sequence ATCGCCCCGGCAACCGGTTCAGGCGCTCCGGCCGCGCGGTTCGCGGTGCCCGGGCGCATCGCGGTGAGCGAGCAGGCGGCGGCGGTGTGGCAGACCGCCACGCTGACGGAGATCCGGCGCGAGACCCCGCAGGCGGCCACCTTCCGGCTGGCGGTGCCGGGCTGGGCGGGGCATCTGCCCGGCCAGCACCTGATGCTGCGGCTGACCGCGCCGGACGGCTATGTGGCGCAGCGTCACTACTCGATCGCGTCGGCGCCGGACGGCTCCGGGCACATCGAGCTGACCTTGGACCATGTGCCGGACGGCGAGGTCTCCGGCTGGTTCCACACCGTGGCCCGCCCCGGTGACACGGTCGAGGTGCGCGGACCGCTCAGCGGTTTCTTCGCCTGGCCGGGCGACCGGCCCGCGCTGCTGCTCGGCGCCGGCTCGGGGATCGTCCCGCTGATGTCGATGGTGCGGCACCACCGCGGGCACGGCCTCACCGTGCCGCTGCGCATGCTGGTGTCGGCGCGCAGCCCCAAGGAGCTGATCTACGCCTCCGAGCTGGGCGCGGAGACGACGCCCGTCTTCACCCGCAGCGCCCCGCAGGGGATGGCGGTGGGACGTCTGGCGGCCGCACATGTGGCGCCGCTCCTGGCCGAGGAGCCTTCCGGTGGGTGGGAGGCCTATGTGTGCGGATCCAATGGTTTCGCCGAACACGCGTCCCGGCTGCTGGTCGCCGCGGGCCAGCCGGTGGACCGGATCCGTATCGAGCGCTTCGGCTGA
- a CDS encoding acetylxylan esterase, protein MALFDLPLDELRTHRSESVEPEDFDAFWDKTLAEAREHALDARFEPVDAGLSTVEVYDVTFAGFGGHPVKGWLRLPVGADQPLPLVVEFIGYGGGRGLPHENLLWASTGRAHFVMDTRGQGSAWGAGGGTPDPVGAAPAYPGFMTRGVDAPENYYYRRVFTDAVRAVEAARAHPLTDAARTVALGASQGGGITLAVGALVPDLVAVAPDVPFLCDFPRAMTLTVRHPYREIGLFLKTHRGRSAEVRRTLSYFDGVHFAARGRAPALFSAALEDQTCPPSTVFAAFNAWAHEDKAIEVYDFNDHEGGGPFHEAEQVRWLRSYA, encoded by the coding sequence ATGGCCCTGTTCGACCTTCCCCTCGACGAGCTCCGCACCCACCGCAGCGAGTCCGTCGAGCCCGAGGACTTCGACGCCTTCTGGGACAAGACCTTGGCGGAGGCACGCGAGCACGCGCTGGACGCCCGATTCGAGCCGGTGGACGCCGGGCTGTCCACGGTCGAGGTGTACGACGTGACGTTCGCCGGGTTCGGCGGCCACCCGGTCAAGGGCTGGCTGCGGCTGCCCGTCGGGGCGGACCAACCCCTGCCGCTGGTCGTGGAGTTCATCGGCTACGGCGGCGGGCGCGGCCTGCCGCACGAGAACCTGCTCTGGGCGTCGACGGGCCGGGCGCACTTCGTGATGGACACCCGCGGCCAGGGCAGCGCCTGGGGCGCCGGTGGTGGCACGCCGGACCCGGTGGGCGCGGCTCCGGCGTACCCCGGCTTCATGACACGCGGCGTCGACGCGCCTGAGAACTACTACTACCGCCGGGTGTTCACGGACGCCGTACGCGCCGTCGAGGCGGCCCGTGCGCACCCGCTGACCGACGCGGCGCGGACCGTGGCGCTCGGCGCGAGCCAGGGCGGCGGCATCACCCTGGCCGTCGGCGCGCTGGTGCCCGATCTGGTCGCGGTGGCGCCGGACGTGCCCTTCCTGTGCGACTTCCCGCGCGCGATGACGCTGACGGTCCGTCATCCGTACCGTGAGATCGGCCTGTTCCTCAAGACGCATCGCGGCCGCTCGGCGGAGGTGCGGCGCACGCTGTCGTACTTCGACGGGGTGCACTTCGCGGCGCGGGGCCGGGCGCCGGCGCTGTTCTCGGCGGCGCTGGAGGACCAGACCTGCCCGCCGTCGACGGTGTTCGCCGCGTTCAACGCCTGGGCGCACGAGGACAAGGCGATCGAGGTCTACGACTTCAACGACCACGAGGGCGGCGGCCCGTTCCACGAGGCGG
- a CDS encoding sulfite oxidase-like oxidoreductase: MNVTRGFMGRPRVHNPGLPPGQYDAGEDWPVLSAEVTPDLAAADWSFSIDGLVERPHTWDWDAAHALPASAYDGDIHCVTGWSKFGVRFGGVSLDAFLNVVRPHVSATHVIAASHTGYTTNLPLADLTGGRAWIVWEYDGKPLPSEHGGPARLLVPHLYFWKSAKWIAGLTLLDHDEAGFWERNGYHERGNPWEEQRYSGD, translated from the coding sequence ATGAACGTTACGCGAGGCTTTATGGGCCGTCCGCGCGTGCACAACCCGGGGCTGCCGCCCGGGCAGTACGACGCGGGCGAGGACTGGCCCGTCCTGTCCGCCGAGGTCACTCCCGACCTCGCGGCGGCCGACTGGTCCTTCAGCATCGACGGCCTGGTCGAACGGCCGCACACCTGGGACTGGGACGCCGCGCACGCGCTGCCGGCGTCGGCGTACGACGGTGACATCCACTGTGTCACCGGCTGGTCCAAGTTCGGTGTGCGTTTCGGTGGCGTCTCGCTGGACGCGTTTCTTAATGTGGTGCGGCCCCATGTGTCCGCCACCCATGTGATCGCCGCCTCCCACACGGGCTACACCACCAACCTGCCGCTCGCCGATCTCACCGGCGGGCGTGCCTGGATCGTCTGGGAGTACGACGGGAAGCCGCTGCCGTCCGAGCACGGCGGCCCGGCGCGGCTGCTGGTGCCCCACCTGTACTTCTGGAAGAGCGCCAAGTGGATCGCGGGCCTCACGCTGCTCGACCACGACGAGGCGGGCTTCTGGGAGCGCAACGGCTACCACGAGCGCGGCAACCCCTGGGAAGAGCAGCGGTATTCCGGTGACTGA
- a CDS encoding Rv1733c family protein — translation MRTRVRGWRWQGNPLRRRSDVIEAWTVLIVAVLLFVVTPLVGVAAGLHALDHARTLAAAQRAERHQVRALVIGDRAEPVSAVQSDREHPYRAQVRWTEPGKGTRTAWARVPAGTRTGSTVTVWFDARGRGVAPPPDRAAVLQHAVTVGVCAAGGAAAVVLLGHAVERRIALRHRLAEWEREWERTGPRWTQPQA, via the coding sequence ATGCGTACCCGGGTGCGCGGCTGGCGCTGGCAGGGCAATCCGCTGCGGCGCCGCTCGGATGTCATCGAGGCGTGGACGGTGCTGATCGTCGCCGTCCTGCTGTTCGTCGTCACGCCTCTGGTCGGCGTGGCCGCGGGGCTGCACGCTCTTGACCATGCCCGGACCCTCGCGGCCGCACAGCGGGCCGAACGCCACCAGGTGCGGGCGCTGGTGATCGGCGACCGGGCCGAGCCGGTGTCCGCCGTGCAGAGCGACCGCGAGCATCCGTACCGTGCCCAGGTCCGCTGGACCGAGCCCGGCAAGGGGACCCGTACGGCGTGGGCCCGGGTGCCGGCCGGGACCCGGACCGGAAGCACGGTCACGGTGTGGTTCGACGCCCGCGGCCGCGGTGTCGCGCCGCCGCCGGACCGGGCGGCGGTCCTGCAGCACGCGGTGACCGTCGGGGTGTGCGCGGCGGGCGGTGCGGCGGCCGTCGTACTCCTCGGACACGCCGTCGAGCGGCGGATCGCGCTGCGGCACCGGCTCGCGGAGTGGGAGCGGGAGTGGGAGCGCACGGGACCGAGGTGGACCCAGCCACAGGCGTGA
- a CDS encoding membrane protein — protein MRSPALRHVLTHLITPLLMCIGMGLAYMGAFVTPEPHHLPVAVVGTTPQAKVFAQSVKDTAGDKLDVRTVATRADAVGLLKSRAVTGAYVPSAHTPELLVASAASDMGATAVEKVFTPVAAKEGVPLKVTDVAAPVADDPTGQGLFFLLIALSIGSYASVAALGAAGAGLAMRVRALLVLGVSAVVSGIGALLAGPVFHLAHHDLAGVWGMAWLYSAGILFIGVGLHTFLKRWTTLTMMVLFVMLNFTSSGGLFRPELQNGFFGTLHAFWNGAGFVEGIRSLLYFGDDGLARNVWTLVVWLLVGLVVTGIAALYERPRKARHAAGHGEPAAQTAAVPIPARPAEQEAAEEIEEEVEETVGV, from the coding sequence ATGAGGTCACCGGCACTGCGCCATGTGCTCACGCACCTGATCACCCCGCTGCTGATGTGCATAGGCATGGGGCTCGCATACATGGGTGCCTTCGTCACCCCCGAGCCGCACCACCTGCCGGTCGCCGTCGTCGGCACCACCCCGCAGGCGAAGGTCTTCGCCCAGTCGGTCAAGGACACCGCCGGGGACAAGCTCGACGTCCGCACGGTCGCCACCCGCGCCGACGCCGTCGGCCTGCTCAAGTCCCGCGCTGTGACCGGCGCCTATGTGCCGAGCGCACACACGCCCGAGCTGCTGGTGGCGAGCGCCGCCTCCGACATGGGCGCGACGGCCGTCGAGAAGGTGTTCACGCCGGTCGCCGCCAAGGAGGGCGTGCCGCTGAAGGTCACCGACGTGGCCGCGCCGGTCGCCGACGACCCCACCGGCCAGGGCCTGTTCTTCCTGCTGATCGCCCTCAGCATCGGCTCCTACGCCTCGGTCGCCGCCCTCGGTGCCGCGGGCGCCGGGCTCGCCATGCGGGTTCGGGCGCTGCTCGTGCTCGGCGTCTCCGCCGTGGTCAGCGGCATCGGCGCGCTGCTCGCAGGACCGGTCTTCCACCTCGCGCACCACGACCTCGCGGGCGTGTGGGGCATGGCCTGGCTGTACTCGGCCGGCATCCTCTTCATCGGCGTCGGCCTGCACACCTTCCTCAAGCGGTGGACGACGCTCACCATGATGGTGCTGTTCGTCATGCTCAACTTCACCAGCTCCGGCGGGTTGTTCCGCCCCGAGCTGCAGAACGGCTTCTTCGGCACCCTGCACGCCTTCTGGAACGGCGCCGGCTTCGTCGAGGGCATCCGCAGCCTGCTGTACTTCGGCGACGACGGCCTCGCACGCAACGTGTGGACCCTCGTGGTCTGGCTGCTGGTGGGCCTGGTGGTGACCGGCATCGCGGCCCTGTACGAGCGGCCCCGGAAGGCCCGGCACGCGGCCGGCCACGGCGAGCCCGCCGCGCAGACGGCTGCAGTGCCGATCCCCGCGCGGCCCGCTGAGCAGGAAGCCGCGGAAGAGATCGAAGAAGAGGTCGAGGAGACGGTCGGCGTCTGA
- a CDS encoding AAA family ATPase codes for MPSCPSDTLPAGRPDAPQLAVAGALLTLLRDTTTEPRADIQLEALTLAVAADLPVLLWGEPGIGKTAALTQLATALDLPLTTVIASVHEPSDFSGLPVVGDDPAVQGVPMAPPDWAVRLVRAGRGLLFLDELSTAPPAVQAALLRLVLERRIGALRLPPGVRIVAAANPRSSAADGWELSPPLANRFVHLQWAHDHDVVVRGLGGTWPRATLPALDPERLPEAVAFARRVVCEFLVARPGLVHRLPNGESRRGGAWPSPRSWEATLRLIAFATAAGSSRDVLSLLVRGTVGDGPGLELLASLDRMDLPDPEMLLADPAGAGLPERGDLRQAVLDGVVAAVRRRPERARWDAAWALLVRAMETGAPDVVVVPATTLASLRREDWAVPAAIEQLAGAVSLSRRADEAARRAARTTGARR; via the coding sequence ATGCCCTCGTGCCCTTCCGACACCCTGCCGGCAGGCCGGCCGGACGCCCCTCAACTCGCCGTTGCCGGTGCTCTGTTGACCCTGCTGCGGGATACCACCACCGAACCCCGCGCCGATATCCAGCTGGAGGCGCTGACCCTGGCCGTGGCGGCCGATCTTCCGGTGCTGCTGTGGGGTGAGCCCGGCATCGGCAAGACGGCGGCGCTGACCCAGCTCGCCACCGCCCTGGACCTGCCGCTGACCACCGTGATCGCGAGCGTCCACGAGCCGTCCGACTTCTCCGGCCTGCCCGTCGTAGGCGACGACCCCGCTGTGCAGGGCGTGCCGATGGCCCCGCCCGACTGGGCGGTGCGGCTCGTGCGGGCCGGGCGGGGGCTGCTGTTCCTGGACGAGCTGTCCACCGCTCCCCCGGCCGTGCAGGCGGCCCTGCTGCGGCTCGTGCTGGAGCGGCGGATCGGCGCCCTGCGGCTGCCGCCCGGGGTGCGGATCGTGGCCGCGGCCAACCCGCGCTCCTCGGCGGCCGACGGCTGGGAGCTGAGCCCGCCGCTGGCCAACCGGTTCGTGCATCTGCAATGGGCGCACGACCACGACGTCGTCGTACGAGGCCTCGGCGGGACCTGGCCGCGGGCGACCCTGCCCGCGCTCGACCCGGAACGGCTGCCCGAGGCCGTGGCGTTCGCCCGGCGCGTGGTGTGCGAGTTCCTCGTCGCGCGGCCGGGGCTGGTCCACCGGCTGCCGAACGGCGAGAGCCGCCGGGGCGGCGCCTGGCCGTCGCCGCGCAGCTGGGAGGCGACGCTGCGGCTGATCGCCTTCGCGACCGCCGCCGGATCGTCCCGGGACGTGCTGTCGCTGCTGGTCCGGGGCACCGTGGGCGACGGTCCCGGGCTGGAGCTGCTGGCGAGCCTGGACCGGATGGACCTGCCCGATCCCGAGATGCTGCTCGCCGACCCGGCGGGTGCCGGGCTGCCCGAGCGCGGGGATCTGCGGCAGGCCGTGCTGGACGGTGTGGTGGCCGCGGTCCGCAGGCGTCCGGAGCGTGCTCGCTGGGACGCCGCCTGGGCCTTGCTGGTGCGGGCGATGGAGACCGGGGCACCGGACGTGGTGGTCGTCCCGGCGACCACGCTGGCCTCCCTGCGCCGGGAGGACTGGGCCGTACCGGCGGCGATCGAGCAGCTCGCCGGGGCGGTGTCGCTGTCCCGGCGCGCCGACGAGGCCGCTCGTCGGGCAGCGCGCACCACCGGGGCCCGCCGATGA
- a CDS encoding MarR family winged helix-turn-helix transcriptional regulator yields the protein MTIFARRARASAGRMHPELSLVSYTLLGHLEERDGCRATDLAAHYALDKSTVSRQVSALERAGLIERRLDPEDHRVQVLHLTEAGREILAQVTRSRRAAFRERLADWPEEDLVRFAAYLERYNAGPGETGSDRPA from the coding sequence ATGACCATCTTCGCCCGCCGGGCCCGTGCCTCGGCGGGCCGTATGCACCCCGAGCTGTCGCTGGTGTCGTACACCCTGCTCGGCCATCTGGAGGAGCGCGACGGCTGCCGGGCCACGGACCTGGCGGCGCACTACGCGCTCGACAAGTCCACGGTCAGCCGCCAGGTGTCCGCGCTGGAGCGGGCCGGGCTGATCGAGCGCCGCCTGGACCCGGAGGACCACCGGGTCCAGGTGCTGCATCTGACAGAAGCCGGCCGGGAGATCCTCGCCCAGGTCACCCGCAGCCGCCGGGCCGCGTTCCGCGAGCGGCTGGCGGACTGGCCGGAGGAGGACCTGGTGCGCTTCGCGGCCTACCTGGAGCGGTACAACGCGGGTCCGGGCGAGACCGGGTCCGACCGACCCGCGTGA
- a CDS encoding vWA domain-containing protein, translating to MTAEAPGALDLGKLFAARLHAARVRPYLATALFALRPVESREVPTMGVDRYWRCYVSPAFVDRTPVAELAAVWVHEVAHLLRDHHGRSDRYAREHRLTGPGERLRMNIAADCEINDDVYGEGLARPEDCVTPHRLGLSEGELMEDYLRQFRLGPGLERLAWLDCGSGADGLDRGWELGPDGAHGLSEQERDAIRFRVAQGIRGAPGSAPQGWRRWAEEVFHPPQPWRQLLGSALRSAVSGPGAGEDYHYGRPARRSAGLPRVVLPSLRRRPPRVCVVVDTSGSVSDAELGSALLEVAAICRAVGGRRDLVSVLSCDAAARTVQPLCRTEGIELVGGGGTDLRTGFARALRTRPDVVVVLTDGQTPWPEARPACRTVVGLFPRAGGSYDENDPGYRPDVPPAWARVVTIGSAAGRGMR from the coding sequence ATGACGGCGGAGGCGCCGGGCGCACTGGACCTCGGCAAGCTCTTCGCCGCGCGGCTGCACGCGGCCCGCGTCCGCCCGTACCTGGCGACGGCGTTGTTCGCGCTGCGGCCCGTGGAGTCGCGGGAGGTGCCGACGATGGGGGTCGACCGGTACTGGCGCTGCTATGTGTCCCCGGCGTTCGTGGACCGCACACCGGTGGCGGAGCTGGCCGCGGTGTGGGTGCACGAGGTGGCCCACCTGCTGCGCGACCATCACGGGCGCAGCGACCGGTACGCCCGCGAGCACCGGCTGACCGGTCCCGGGGAGCGCTTGCGGATGAACATCGCCGCGGACTGCGAGATCAACGACGACGTGTACGGCGAGGGGCTGGCGCGGCCCGAGGACTGCGTGACACCGCACCGACTGGGGCTTTCTGAAGGCGAGTTGATGGAGGACTACCTGCGGCAGTTCCGGCTCGGGCCGGGCCTGGAGCGGCTGGCCTGGCTGGACTGCGGCAGCGGCGCCGACGGGCTGGACCGGGGGTGGGAGCTGGGGCCGGACGGCGCGCACGGGCTGAGCGAACAGGAGCGGGACGCGATCCGGTTCCGGGTGGCGCAGGGCATCAGGGGCGCTCCGGGCAGCGCCCCGCAGGGCTGGCGGCGGTGGGCGGAGGAGGTGTTCCATCCGCCGCAGCCATGGCGCCAGTTGCTGGGCTCGGCGCTCCGCTCGGCAGTCTCCGGACCGGGTGCGGGCGAGGACTACCACTACGGCCGTCCGGCGCGGCGCTCGGCCGGGCTGCCCCGGGTCGTCCTGCCGAGTCTGCGCCGCCGGCCGCCCCGGGTGTGCGTGGTCGTCGACACGTCGGGGTCGGTCAGTGACGCCGAACTGGGCAGCGCGCTGCTGGAGGTGGCCGCGATCTGCCGGGCCGTGGGCGGCCGGCGGGACCTGGTCTCCGTGCTGTCCTGCGATGCCGCGGCCCGGACCGTGCAGCCGCTGTGCCGGACGGAGGGCATCGAGCTGGTGGGCGGCGGCGGGACGGATCTGCGCACCGGGTTCGCGCGGGCGCTGCGGACGCGCCCCGACGTGGTGGTCGTCCTGACCGACGGGCAGACGCCGTGGCCCGAGGCACGGCCGGCCTGCCGGACGGTGGTGGGGCTGTTCCCGCGGGCCGGTGGGTCGTACGACGAGAACGATCCGGGTTACCGGCCGGACGTGCCGCCGGCGTGGGCGCGGGTGGTGACGATCGGGTCGGCGGCGGGACGAGGGATGCGATGA